A region of Candidatus Binatia bacterium DNA encodes the following proteins:
- a CDS encoding DUF6531 domain-containing protein: MLRRNDMRRYVAGALLLIFVGQSSGVALADTPLGSKGVDFAALLRPLVSAIVSSQALVTGSGDRYTAMHPPPPAMQAPGLAAPIGLRGLSTSLLGTAESMPVRPLVHHTPLPRRPMANYADRRRYARLVPKRYAILIPEHAARPIDLVRLRHAHFSERPRVLQGSSMGKSRQLGGGSHGVGRAALTASLTGILPWWTYQSRDIPGVGTAMVNVANLNFLFLERDVDIPAGELDLAFDRTYNSESGHDAQNDDGSTPSVYGNHWTNNLDVHLAWSSTGQNTGTVSVYTADGSRDDYACTINVSATCTSQTAGVYDLLGTTDVSGGTACELQWTLKSGESYLFNAPYAACGNGAGQYGRLLAIYGRNTSFWIQLAYSWSPDASNPENLAKIVATHEPDGAQLILNFGTIAGSNPAITELASVERPDGQYIYYYYTTAGALDELDKPGNDPVLPSGGSMPTQFLDGNPIATGNLPETYDIEQPGLMEVCGPRATISNIKTSGSPNNGACVDFDYSNHQLSDWYTRGVLNPTPNDNVTQTPIQSGPNTGFVQWDDTTFMSTVSTTCEGNTSGATFFSDAYGHETTWCYDASSRVFQTQANAVGLETEQAWDANNDLVSTTDPRGNETDIAYDTNGNVVEVSLPSQVTSQGTIRPTSLYDYDIHNNLLAYCDPANNTNNSWVPSQADNLCESRNTIYRRYTYNTVDSHEPYGCLTNEYTPRNYDRTVNYGGNCGNGLPISVNGATYVEADNHTRTPIQALTYNSNGTLATYKPGNPDNTAWQLNYTTNGMNRVRSVQDPDGVTSYQCDNLDGSVMYSETAWQNELDWS; the protein is encoded by the coding sequence ATGTTACGGAGGAACGATATGCGGCGCTACGTTGCTGGTGCACTCCTGCTCATCTTCGTCGGACAATCTTCGGGTGTGGCCCTTGCCGATACGCCACTGGGTAGCAAAGGCGTTGACTTTGCCGCGCTGCTTCGGCCTCTCGTGTCGGCAATCGTGTCGTCGCAGGCGCTCGTCACGGGATCGGGTGACCGCTACACCGCGATGCACCCGCCGCCGCCGGCAATGCAAGCGCCTGGGCTCGCCGCACCAATCGGTTTGCGGGGCTTGTCGACCTCACTGCTTGGGACCGCGGAATCAATGCCGGTGCGTCCACTTGTTCACCATACTCCGCTGCCGCGACGGCCGATGGCGAACTACGCCGATCGGCGACGGTATGCCCGACTCGTTCCGAAGCGCTACGCTATCCTGATCCCGGAACATGCTGCGCGGCCTATCGATCTCGTTAGGCTTCGTCATGCGCACTTCTCAGAGCGTCCTCGCGTTTTGCAGGGGTCGTCGATGGGAAAGTCCCGTCAGCTCGGCGGCGGGTCCCACGGCGTTGGTCGAGCTGCGCTGACCGCATCCCTTACCGGCATTTTGCCCTGGTGGACCTACCAATCGCGTGACATTCCCGGCGTGGGAACGGCGATGGTCAATGTTGCCAATTTAAATTTTCTATTTCTTGAGCGCGATGTAGACATACCCGCAGGCGAACTCGATCTCGCTTTCGACCGAACCTATAACTCCGAGTCCGGGCATGATGCGCAGAACGATGATGGATCGACGCCGTCGGTCTACGGTAACCATTGGACGAACAACCTCGACGTTCACCTTGCGTGGTCATCAACGGGTCAGAATACCGGTACGGTGAGCGTTTACACCGCCGATGGCTCTCGAGACGACTACGCTTGCACGATCAATGTGTCCGCAACCTGCACGTCGCAGACCGCCGGCGTCTATGATCTTTTGGGGACCACCGACGTTAGTGGCGGGACTGCATGCGAACTTCAGTGGACCCTGAAGTCAGGCGAAAGCTATCTGTTCAACGCCCCCTACGCCGCCTGTGGAAATGGCGCCGGTCAATATGGCCGGTTGTTGGCGATCTATGGCCGAAACACGAGCTTTTGGATCCAGCTCGCTTACAGCTGGAGTCCAGATGCAAGTAACCCAGAGAACCTCGCTAAGATCGTCGCGACCCATGAGCCCGACGGCGCTCAACTTATCCTAAATTTCGGAACGATTGCAGGGTCGAACCCCGCGATCACCGAGCTGGCATCCGTCGAGCGCCCCGACGGCCAATACATTTACTACTACTATACGACCGCCGGCGCGCTCGACGAACTGGATAAACCCGGCAACGATCCCGTCTTGCCGTCAGGTGGTAGCATGCCCACCCAATTCCTGGATGGGAATCCAATTGCGACTGGCAACCTCCCGGAGACCTATGATATCGAACAGCCCGGACTCATGGAGGTTTGCGGCCCTCGCGCGACGATCTCAAACATCAAAACGAGTGGAAGCCCGAACAATGGCGCGTGCGTTGATTTCGATTACAGCAACCATCAACTTTCGGACTGGTATACGCGTGGTGTGCTCAATCCAACACCTAATGACAATGTTACGCAGACGCCGATTCAGAGCGGTCCAAACACAGGATTTGTGCAGTGGGATGATACGACCTTTATGTCAACGGTATCGACTACTTGTGAAGGCAACACCAGTGGCGCTACATTTTTCAGCGACGCCTACGGTCATGAAACTACTTGGTGTTACGATGCTAGTTCACGCGTCTTCCAGACACAGGCAAACGCAGTAGGCCTAGAAACTGAGCAAGCGTGGGACGCTAACAATGATCTTGTAAGCACTACAGACCCCCGTGGCAACGAGACTGATATCGCGTACGATACCAACGGAAATGTTGTCGAAGTATCGCTGCCGAGTCAAGTTACATCACAAGGAACCATCCGCCCGACGAGCCTCTACGACTACGATATTCATAATAACCTGCTGGCTTATTGCGATCCGGCCAATAACACGAACAACAGCTGGGTTCCGTCGCAAGCTGATAATCTTTGTGAAAGCCGAAATACCATTTATAGGCGGTATACTTACAATACCGTTGATTCACATGAGCCATATGGATGCCTAACGAACGAGTACACACCGCGAAATTATGATCGCACAGTGAACTATGGCGGCAACTGTGGCAATGGTCTTCCGATATCCGTGAACGGTGCTACGTACGTGGAAGCCGACAACCATACTCGTACGCCGATTCAGGCATTAACCTACAATAGTAACGGAACGCTTGCGACCTACAAACCCGGAAATCCTGATAACACGGCGTGGCAGCTGAACTATACTACTAATGGGATGAATCGGGTGCGATCGGTCCAAGACCCGGATGGCGTTACATCGTACCAATGCGATAATCTCGACGGTAGCGTCATGTACAGCGAGACTGCGTGGCAGAATGAGCTCGACTGGAGTTGA
- a CDS encoding IS3 family transposase (programmed frameshift), with protein MMARRPTYPPEFRRRVTDLARAGRSINSLSEEFTVARQSIMNWLKQDDLDAGRRTDGLTTEERKELTQLRRKVRDLEMERDILKKAGSLVRSGDAYDPGEVFGFIRAHQAVYRVSRLCRFLEVSPSGFYAWSKRPPSAHRQSDVALGDHIEAIYRRSRSTYGRPRIHDDLKDEGIHVSGKRVARLMRERCIKGVSRRKGIITTIRNRDARPAPDLVDRKFQADGPDQLWVADITYVPTWAGFLYLAIVLDVYSRRVVGWAMANHLRTELVLEALEMAIFRRKPTNVIHHSDQGCQYTSIAFGKRCQQANIRPSMGSVGDCYDNAMCESFNATLECELLAFNRFKTQREAAAAIFDFIEGWYNPHRKHSALGYLSPNNFERRMDRAA; from the exons ATTATGGCACGTCGTCCCACATACCCGCCGGAGTTCCGGCGTAGGGTCACCGACCTGGCTCGCGCCGGCCGCAGCATAAACTCCCTTTCGGAAGAGTTCACCGTCGCGCGCCAGTCGATCATGAACTGGCTCAAGCAAGACGATCTCGACGCCGGGCGCCGCACCGACGGTTTGACGACCGAAGAGCGCAAAGAACTTACGCAGCTCCGGCGCAAGGTGCGAGACCTCGAAATGGAGCGCGACATCTTAAAAAAAGCCG GCAGCCTGGTTCGCTCGGGAGACGCATACGATCCCGGAGAAGTCTTCGGATTCATAAGGGCGCACCAGGCAGTGTATCGAGTCAGCCGACTTTGCCGTTTCCTCGAGGTCTCGCCGAGTGGCTTTTACGCATGGTCGAAGCGGCCGCCGTCTGCCCACCGTCAATCCGATGTCGCGCTCGGTGACCACATCGAAGCGATCTATCGGCGATCCCGATCGACGTACGGTCGGCCGCGCATTCACGACGACCTCAAAGACGAAGGGATCCACGTCTCGGGCAAGCGCGTCGCGCGTCTGATGCGGGAACGTTGTATTAAGGGTGTTTCGCGACGTAAAGGTATCATCACCACGATTCGCAATCGCGACGCGCGGCCGGCACCCGATCTGGTCGACCGCAAGTTTCAAGCCGACGGGCCCGACCAGCTGTGGGTCGCTGACATCACGTATGTTCCGACCTGGGCCGGTTTTCTGTACTTGGCCATCGTACTCGATGTGTACAGCCGCCGCGTCGTCGGTTGGGCCATGGCCAATCACCTGCGGACCGAGCTCGTCCTCGAAGCGCTGGAGATGGCGATCTTTCGTCGCAAGCCGACCAACGTGATTCATCACTCGGACCAAGGCTGCCAATACACGTCGATCGCTTTCGGTAAGCGCTGCCAGCAGGCGAACATCCGGCCGTCGATGGGATCGGTCGGCGACTGCTACGATAATGCGATGTGCGAAAGCTTCAACGCAACGCTCGAATGCGAGTTGCTGGCGTTTAATCGGTTCAAGACTCAGCGGGAAGCGGCAGCGGCAATCTTCGATTTCATCGAAGGGTGGTACAATCCTCACCGCAAGCATTCAGCACTCGGCTATCTCTCACCCAACAACTTCGAGCGACGCATGGATCGAGCCGCCTGA